One genomic segment of Mytilus trossulus isolate FHL-02 chromosome 4, PNRI_Mtr1.1.1.hap1, whole genome shotgun sequence includes these proteins:
- the LOC134715938 gene encoding uncharacterized protein LOC134715938 gives MEKIISKYDYANGNDDTESAIQDELNDLDIDEIGETIKISDIKNIINIYIKKICSEEFVQKVPRDSPGCYMATSTCRTLCDLIDTGVEKEKVSKSDCHDCMFDLYLAIIRAGPGTSHYEVLEKIGECIEMDNYLKNLKGEKLQQMASAVKEHKYTKESMELEDYASLMNSYMSRIPSTFTEDREDIRDPEVWTVFLDLYLFYLLHTKDVPDELHEALGYCGNTFWYLYDRNPYKGFPDTKVLGQHMQKLAAFILSPEFPRGKQLEVATDYVEYMAKIEGDTLVEVWPDMMALFKALSLCKKASEMSKMIEGFKYLFDKLDDKAIQKNPKIFQSWAETVTEVVEKIENFRLLDEVVPRMISDMDDKYKPAKGDEKYWFPLLKAMWLVPTKEFQYRVKKVLDDTKFRRMWNWKENIQEAKDMIANAEKVDLPLEGDSRDEREANSECGCAVKELIEMFKILKIEHLIMPDIGRMSLSRMEKRSILQNYMVEQYFGDMDFQKCTDVLPELARRFEPLITDEDYPWLDNWVRSNGVDLFNYFTESYKSSEDIPDEINQIMIRILNFCMEDGRELVNLEDGSETVWGMLIRNAQSLVAKHCNGGTGKVVIPVLEKFLKYRHSEEEFLRETCTNSMRTAGLICPEICADFFGPLLDWYIEEPLTDLMSFFYRIVELNPDALKSRMDKFLDTCKNDKDTWTLQIQVFFALSNKHPEMITQKVADTLMNYHFSDSDNRIQVLMIMEKATKVNPSIFEKYMDKLIGDKSVAPMEQHFVNNTIVNVAKEIKKFKDPVFNYLMSVLKVATDVTQVSVTLIGLQDMCVVYGPEMFSPHMDYLKQKKQNEQSTTIQQQIVALIDQIEGRSLETVAQDVKETQEDVDQLDERVTSTEGAVVGLTTRVDENEENIEELGEGLDTVTQRVDFAEKHIEETNIKVEEIDMKTMTNAPRWSRDLTKIMNPQTEHDWRLLAQRLGYSNDDIRAWASQHDPCMAVLSEWYATNKTREANYAVLTALQEMNRMDGAAIVENAMKAVVDVVEDEEVEYTSPPAVFLSYQWGHQEEVKLLRNHLQMAGYECWMDIGQMGGGDKLFEKIDNGIRGAKVIICCVSEKYAKSPNCNREVNLSVNLGKPMIPLLMEKMAWPPKGSMGPIFSEYLFVRFFQRAGEETDDNRIWPVAKFQEMLMQLNCYGILPDETLIDDMYKQWWIPVQEVIVIDKNKKKQSQSEAKQKEIKDEDKKSPDIFISYQWGKQKQIMAFYQRLTGMGLSCWMDIYQMGGGDSLYEKIDSGVRGCKVVLTCITQKYSLSANCRREVSLADALKKPIIPLLLEKMDWPPSGPMSMVFTQLLFINFYRDEEVQMTWTGPKLDELMEKIGEHMPMITQGEDKNGEKHSTKEEDDNKKSKSAEPESKPAKEEDNNNKKSGNTDTESKPANQSMSPRPVSSRNTRGAGGPQPTENKPSPVKQPKPLAATYTVASSPPEPAQQNKQNAAPQQEKEKKKSKSCTVL, from the exons AtggaaaaaataatatcaaaatatgattaCGCCAATGGAAATGATGATACTGAATCAGCTATTCAAGATGAACTTAATGACCTTGATATAGATGAAATAGGGGAGACAATCAAGATATCAGACattaaaaacatcataaatatcTACATCAAGAAGATTTGTTCGGAGGAATTTGTACAGAAAGTACCCAGAGATTCTCCTGGTTGTTATATGGCTACCTCGACTTGTCGGACTCTCTGTGATCTTATAGA CACTGGTGTAGAGAAAGAGAAAGTGTCAAAATCagattgtcatgattgtatgtTTGATCTGTATTTGGCCATTATACGAGCAGGACCTGGAACATCACATTATGAAGTTCTAGAAAAGATAGGAGAATGCATTGAAATGGACAACTATTTAaag aaTCTAAAAGGAGAAAAACTTCAACAAATGGCTTCAGCTGTAAAGGAACACAAATACACCAAAGAAAGCATGGAGCTGGAGGATTATGCAAGTTTGATGAACTCTTACATGTCCCGTATTCCCTCAACATTTACTGA GGATAGAGAAGATATTAGAGACCCAGAAGTATGGACTGTTTTCCTAGATTTATATCTTTTCTACCTCCTTCACACAAAAGATGTTCCAGATGAATTACATGAAGCCCTGGGGTACTGTGGTAATACTTTCTGGTACCTGTATGACAGAAACCCATATAAA GGATTTCCAGACACAAAGGTTCTTGGACAGCACATGCAAAAACTGGCAGCATTTATCCTTTCACCAGAGTTTCCCAGGGGCAAGCAGCTTGAAGTGGCGACTGATTATGTGGAATACATGGCAAAAATAGA aGGAGACACATTAGTAGAAGTTTGGCCAGACATGATGGCTTTATTTAAAGCTCTCAGCTTGTGTAAGAAGGCCAGTGAAATGTCCAAGATGATAGAAGGATTCAAATACCTGTTTGATAAGCTGGATGATAAAGCTATTCAG AAGAATCCTAAGATCTTTCAGTCCTGGGCAGAAACTGTAACTGAGGTGGTAGAGAAGATAGAGAATTTCAGATTGCTTGATGAAGTAGTTCCTAGAATGATATCTGATATGGATGATAAATATAAACCAGCCAA AGGAGATGAGAAGTATTGGTTTCCTCTACTTAAAGCTATGTGGTTAGTTCCTACCAAGGAGTTTCAGTATAGAGTTAAGAAAGTATTGGATGATACCAAGTTCAGACGGATGTGGAACTGGAAG GAAAATATTCAAGAGGCCAAAGACATGATAGCTAATGCAGAGAAAGTAGACCTTCCACTAGAGGGAGACAGTAGGGATGAAAGAGAGGCTAATTCTGAATGTGGCTGTGCTGTCAAAGAACTCATAGAAATGTTCAA GATACTGAAAATAGAGCACCTTATTATGCCTGACATTGGAAGAATGTCTTTGTCACGCATGGAAAAGAGGTCAATTCTACAGAATTATATGGTCGAACAATACTTTGGAGATATGGACTTTCAG AAATGTACAGATGTTCTTCCAGAGTTAGCAAGGCGTTTTGAACCTTTAATAACAGATGAAGACTATCCATGGCTAGATAATTGGGTTCGCAGTAATGGGGTTGACTTATTTAACTATTTTACAGAATCTTACAA ATCCTCAGAAGACATACCAGATGAAATAAACCAGATAATGATCagaattcttaatttttgtatgGAGGATGGGAGAGAACTGGTCAATTTAGAGGATGGTTCAGAAACTGTTTGGGGAATGTTAATTCGTAATGCACAATCATTAGTGGCCAAG cATTGCAATGGTGGTACTGGAAAAGTTGTAATACCTGTTTTAGAGAAATTTCTCAAATATCGACACTCAGAAGAAGAATTCCTGCGAGAAACATGCACAAATTCAATGCGAACAGCTGGTCTCATATGTCCTGAAATATGTGCTGATTTTTTTGGACCATTGTTGGATTGGTATATTGAAGAACCATTAACGGATTTGATGA gttttttttatagaattgtTGAACTTAATCCTGATGCCTTGAAAAGCAGAATGGATAAATTCCTTGATACctgtaaaaatgataaagatacaTGGACTCTTCAGATCCAAGTATTTTTTGCTCTGTCAAATAAACACCCAGAG ATGATAACTCAGAAAGTGGCAGACACATTGATGAACTATCATTTTAGTGATAGCGATAACAGAATACAAGTCCTGATGATAATGGAGAAAGCCACTAAAGTCAACCCaagcatttttgaaaaatatatggaCAAGTTGATTGGAGATAAATCAGTTGCACCAATGGAACAGCATTTTGTGAATAATACAATCGTGAATGTGGCAAAGGAAATTAAG aaaTTCAAAGATCCTGTATTCAACTATCTTATGAGTGTGCTGAAGGTAGCTACAGACGTCACTCAGGTCTCAGTGACATTGATAGGACTACAGGATATGTGTGTGGTCTATGGACCAGAAATGTTCAGTCCACATATGGACTAtcttaaacagaaaaaacagaATGAACAAAGTACAACTATTCAACAACAGATAGTTGCGTTGATTGATCAAATAGAAGGACGAAG TTTGGAAACAGTAGCCCAAGATGTAAAGGAAACTCAGGAGGATGTGGACCAATTAGACGAAAGAGTGACCAGTACAGAGGGGGCTGTAGTAGGGCTGACGACTCGAGTTGatgaaaatgaggaaaacaTTGAAGAATTAGGAGAGGGGCTTGATACTGTCACTCAGAGGGTAGACTTTGCTGAGAAACATATTGAGGAGACTAACATTAAAGTGGAAGAAATTGACATGAAG ACAATGACCAATGCACCTCGATGGTCAAGAGATTTAACAAAGATAATGAATCCACAAACAGAACATGATTGGAGATTATTGGCCCAACGTCTTGGTTACAGTAACGATGACATCAGAGCATGGGCATCACAACATGACCCTTGTATGGCTGTTCTCAGTGAATGGTACGCTACAAACAAAACAAGGGAGGCAAACTATGCTGTCTTAACAGCTCTACAGGAAATGAACAGAATGGATGGTGCTGCTATTGTAGAGAATGCTATGAAGGCTGTTG ttgatgTTGTAGAAGATGAAGAAGTAGAGTACACCTCCCCTCCTGCTGTGTTCCTTAGTTACCAGTGGGGTCATCAGGAGGAGGTCAAATTACTCCGTAACCACCTACAAATGGCAGGATATGAATGTTGGATGGACATTGGTCAGATGGGAGGAGGAGATAAATTATTTGAGAAAATTGACAATGGCATCAGAGGAGCAAAAGTCATCATTTGTTGTGTGTCAGAAAAATATGCCAAGTCTCCAAATTGTAATCGAGAG GTCAATTTGTCAGTTAACCTGGGTAAACCAATGATACCCCTTCTAATGGAGAAAATGGCTTGGCCACCTAAAGGATCTATGGGACCTATCTTCAGCGAGTATCTTTTTGTCAGGTTTTTCCAGAGAGCTGGAGAAGAGACTGATGATAACAGAATTTGGCCTGTTGCCAAGTTCCAGGAAATGTTGATGCAGCTGAATTGTTATGGTATTCTACCTGATGAAACATTGATTGATGATa tGTACAAACAATGGTGGATACCAGTACAGGAAGTTATAGTGATAgacaaaaataagaagaaacaAAGTCAGAGTGAGGCCAAACAGAAAGAAATCAAAGATGAG GACAAGAAGTCACCAGATATCTTTATATCCTACCAATGGGGTAAACAGAAACAGATTATGGCCTTTTACCAGAGATTGACAGGAATGGGTCTGAGTTGTTGGATGGATATCTACCAAATGGGAGGAGGAGACTCATTGTATGAGAAAATAGACTCTGGTGTACGAGGGTGTAAAGTAGTTCTGACATGCATCACACAAAAGTATTCACTCTCAGCTAACTGTCGTAGAGAAGTTAGTTTGGCGGATGCTTTgaaaaaaccaattataccattGTTGTTAGAGAAAATGGATTGGCCACCTTCTGGGCCAATGAGTATGGTCTTTACTCAGCTCCTGTTTATCAACTTTTATCGTGATGAAGAGGTACAAATGACATGGACTGGACCAAAATTGGATGAATTAATGGAgaaaataggagaacatatgcCAATGATTACACAAGGTGAGGATAAAAATGGAGAAAAACACAGCACGAAGGAAGaagatgataataaaaaatctaaaagtgCTGAACCAGAGTCGAAACCAGCTAAGGAagaagataataataataaaaaatctggAAATACAGATACAGAGTCAAAACCAGCAAACCAGAGTATGTCTCCACGACCGGTCAGTTCCAGAAATACCAGAGGGGCAGGTGGTCCACAACCAACAGAGAATAAACCATCTCCTGTCAAACAACCTAAGCCACTGGCTGCCACCTACACAGTGGCTTCATCTCCACCAGAGCCAGCGCAGCAAAATAAACAGAACGCTGCTCCACAAcaggaaaaagaaaaaaagaagtccAAATCTTGTacagttttgtaa